The stretch of DNA ATGCCGGAATGCTTAAACATTTTGGGGAGTTTGCTGGAGTAGACTACAACCGAGCAGGGGTGCCTTTAATTGAAATCGTCTCCAAGCCTTGTATGTTTAGTGCAGAAGATGCGGTAGCCTATGCGAACGCCTTAGTCTCTATTCTGAGCTATATAGGAATTTCTGACTGTAATATGGAAGAGGGCTCTATCCGTTTCGATGTGAATATTTCTGTTCGTCCTCGGGGAAGTAAGGAGCTTAGAAATAAGGTAGAGATCAAAAATATGAACTCTTTTACCTTTATGGCGCAAGCACTGGAGGCGGAGAAGCGTCGTCAGATTGAAGAATATCTTAGTCATCCTAACGAAGATCCTAAAAAGGTTGTTCCTGCGGCGACTTATCGCTGGGATCCAGAGAAGAAAAAGACTGTGTTGATGCGTCTTAAAGAACGCGCAGAAGATTATATGTATTTTGTGGAGCCAGATCTTCCTGTTTTGCAACTTACAGAATCTTATATTGACGAGGTTCGTCAGACATTACCAGAATTGCCTCATAGCAAGTATATGCGCTATATTACCGATTTCGATATAGCGGAAGATCTGGCAATGATTCTTGTAAGTGACCGACATACGGCCCATTTCTTTGAAACGGCAACAATGTCTTGTAAGAATTATCGAGCCCTTTCTAACTGGATTACCGTGGAATTTGCTGGGCGTTGCAAAGCTACTGGAAAGACTCTGCCCTTTACGGGAATTCTTCCAGAATGGGTTGCTCAGTTGGTGAATCTCATAGACCGTGGAGTGATTACAGGAAAAATTGCCAAAGAAATCGCGGATAGGATGGTTTCTTCGTTTGGAGAAAGTCCAGAAGATATTCTGCGAAGACACCCTTCATTATTACCAATGACAGATGACAATGCTTTGCGAGCGATTGTGAAAGAAGTCGTGGCTCAAAATACCGCATCCGTAGAAGACTACAAAAATGGAAAAGCGAAAGCTTTGGGCTTTTTAGTTGGACAAATTATGAAGCGAACGGAAGGGAAAGCGCCTCCTAAACGAGTGAACGAGTTGTTGCTAGCAGCGATACGAGAGCAATAAACCGTCGTTTTTGGTGGATAAAGAAAAGGCCTTTCCATAGCTATGGAAAGGCTTTTTTTATCTGTCGTAAAGAGTGTATTCCCGCAGCGTTCTTTTTGTGTCTATCAATGCTTTCTTTTTTTTCTTTTAGAAGAAGATGAGGAGCTTGTTGCCCCTTCGTCCGAGGAGTCTTCTTGATTTTGTTCTTTCTGTTCTTGATTATTGCGTTGATGACGAGCATCTCTCTGGCTGCGAGTGAGGCGCACAACACGTCGTTCTATTTTAGAAGAAGAAGGGGTTTTTAACGAGGTGGGGCTTGTTGTTCCCGAGACGTCGCCGAGAGCAACGGTTCTAGCATCGCTAACATCTGACAAGGCGGAAAAGTAGACGCTATTAGAAGAAGCATCCGAAGAGTCTGTGCTTTCCGATGTTGTGACAGAGAGAGGAGCTGCTTCAGAGTGTTTTTCTTGAATACGTGAGGAGGGTGTGGGTGAGCTGGATTTGCTTTCTGTATAAGGCTTGGAATGGAGGGATTCTTGGGACTGAGAGGACTCTTTTGTCGTTGCAATTAACGTCGTAGGAACAAGAACCTTTCTTCTGATAGCTCCGCGTCTATGCAAGTTTTTCTTTCTACCATGGGCGTTGCGAAGGCCTTCTTGTGAGGAGCTCACCTCTTCTTCTTTAGGAAGCTGATTCTCCCAAGCTGCTAGCTCAATTTGTTTAATTTTATTCTGTTTTTGCCACTGCTCGCGGTTGCTCAAATAATTATAGGTGACTTTGTGTAAAGACATTAGCGCAAATCCTAAAGTCATGGAGCCCATCAAGAACATCGGATTGGCTAAGATCAAAGCTCCACCTCCTACTGCGACAGCAGAGAACATGAGTCCTGCGGCAGTCCCTGTTAGGATGAAGGGGAGGGAGATAGCGGCTACAGTGTCCGCAATCTCCTTACTCTTTTGAGATTCTGCAAGATCGGAAACCAGAAGTGTTACTCCTAAGGCTCCGATAGCTAAAGCAGGAGCGAGTGCAAACAAGGCGAGCCCAGATCCTTGAGTCCAAAGAATAATGCTGACGATACAGAGGATGCTGATAGCAATTATAGAAATATCATAAACATAGCGTAGTTTAGGATGGCGATCAGGGGCTGTTAGGAATCTTGATAAAAGTCCTTTTGCTTGGAATGGCTGCTGAGGTGGTGTTGGTGTTACTGAGCCCATAATTTACCCAAAAAACAAAAAACGCTGAGTACCAGATCTATTATAAAATAATGGAAGTGTTTGCAGGGAAATTGTTTTTAATAATAGGTTAAGATTTTAACTAAAAACACTCGTTAACATTTTTTATAGGCGGAAGATTGCTTAGAGGAAACGGGTTTCGTGAACAGAGAAGGACAATTAAGATCAGGAGCAGATGAAGAACGAGAGAGCTTTGCTGCGGCGACTTCGATTTTAAGGGAGGGGGCGGGCTTGTGTTCCAGAGCGGGGAAAAGGTGGGTGTAAATTTGAAAACATGTCTCCGTAGTGGCTAGAGCCATACTGATAGAGATCATGGGGAAGATAAACCCGGGAGCCCAAGTGACGCAACTGACAATGCCTACAATGATTAACGCTAAAGAGAAAAGAGAAAGAAAAGTAGCCAGAATATACCCAGAGCACGTATCAAAGCTTTTACGGAATAAACAAGAAATTAGGCCCTTGATGGGGAAAATAAATAGGCCTGTCGCGCAAAGAACCGGAAAGGTAATGAGTTTAAGTAACCCAAGAATAAAACCTGCTAAAGAAGCTATAGACAGCGCTGCTTTGGGGTGTTTCTGAGCTAAAGGGCTCATATAGGCAGCGAAAACCCTTTCAGGGAACACTAAATTTAAAAAACGATCCGGGCCTGTTACAGGTGCTGCTGTGGAGGACATGTTTCCAACTATGTTTGATGTACCATAAAGCCCGCGTTACGGGCATAAAAGTTTATATCCGAGAGATATTCTGACAAAAAATCGATAAATTGTATCTATTTTATTTATAGTTAATCTGTTTCATCTAGGAGTTACTAGCTAAAATGTTTTTCCAAACAATTTGTTAGTAAAATCCTTACTATAGCTCAAGAGTTGTACATGCAATTTGATAAAAATTTTATTGAGCAGTATGATCCGCCCGATCCAAAATGTTTCTTTGATACAAGAATCGAATCCCTATATCAGGGATTCTCGCGCTGATTATATGATGGAGTCTTATGCTTAAAGTTTTTTTTCACACGATGACTCTTTTGGGGCATGTGTTATCTACGCCCATTTATATTGTAGGAGACGCTTGTGGAAAGGATCGAGATGAGTACAGAAATCCTCCTTTAAAAGCTTTTTCTCTTGAAAGCCAGTTTCTGCAAATCGAAAAGGCAGATTTTAAAACCTTACCGAATCAGTCTTTAGGATATCGACAAGCAGACACTATGTTGTTTGCTACACTTCCGGTTACCGATATGTCGGGATTTCTTCTATCCGCGCGCTATTTGGGAGCGGAACTTCTCTGGGAAAGCTCTAAAGAGCTACAAACTTCAGATCCGCATGCTTTAGGGTATTTTGCTTTTCAGGATAAGTCTTTTTATCAGTATGTTACTTTGTCAGCAGGAGCCTATACAATGGCCCTTGCTAATTGGCAGTGGTCTGTCCTTTTCTCGGGAATGCTAGATCCAGAAAATGTTGAGATCGGATCAGGATTATATCAGGTTATTTTGTCTTCCAAGTATCATGCTTCAGAAGTTTTTTCTGTTGTAATGGGAGTGATTAATGAGGTCGGCTTACATGATACACAAGCGTGGCCTTTACTGGGCTTCTCTTACAAGCCAGAAGCTAATCTGACTGTAAATTGTATCTATCCTGTGAACTTTTCTGCGGAGTATCAGTGCACCTCTGTTTGTGATCTAGGAGTAGCGTATCGCTTAACACGATTTCGTAAAAAATTTCCTAAAAATTCTTTAGCCACTTCCGAAGGAATTTTCGAATATTCGGGAAGAGAAATAGAAGGAAATATTAAGCTTATTTTTTGGCCAGGACAAACTCTCAAGGTATTTGGTGGATATTCTATAGGAAATGATATCTCGCTAGCAAACCCTCATAATGAAGATGAAAAGGTTTATAAATTTGGGTCCTCGCTCTTTTTTGGAGGTTCTGCAAACTTCCATTTTTAGAAACTCAGAGGCTTGTTAAGAAGTGGAATCAAGCACTTCAGAAAAGGTTTTAAAATGTGTTTTACAGAGTTTTGCTAAGATATCGCGACCTTTTGTGCGGAGAATCTCTTTTGCTTGCTGTTTGACCTTCCCAGAAGCTCCTTTAAGAAGGCGGACTTGATAGCGAGATTCTAGTGTTTGTATAGAAGTAAGAAAGGCTTCTCGAGCTAAGATCGAAGCAGCAGCCACGACGATGTCTTGTTCTGCGCGATGGCGCTGAACAAGTTCAATATCAGCACGTTTTTTTCGAACGGCGTGTAGAAGGACTTTCTCAGAAGAAGCAAATTGGTCGGAGATAGCAAAGACCTCTCCTGGTGGTGTAGGAGCTAAATCATCAATAATAGCAGCATGCGTCCAAGCAAGAAGAGCATTTAGGTTCTGAAAACTGGTGTATAGGGCATTATATTTTTCTGGAAATAGAGTGAGGACTTTGCAGGTACAAAGAGAACGAATTTTCTTAGCTAAAAAAGGGATTTTGTCGTCTGAGATGAGCTTAGAGTCGCAAATGGTGGTTTGGTAGAGCGCTTCTATAGCTTTAGTGGAAGGAGCATATACTCCTGCTGTGCACAAAGGACCAAAAAAATCTCCTTTTCCAGATTCATCTACGCCAATACGGGGACGCAAATCTTGCTGTGTATTTGGTATAGAAAAGGAGCATAAAATTTCTGGCTCAAGAAAAAATTCTACAAATTCTTGAGTGCCCTTTCCTTGTACGACAATCTTCCCAGATTGGTATACGGTGCAGCTTACTGATGGCGATCTTCCCTGGAAAACGGTGTGGGGAGGAATCGAAATGTGAAATCCTTTTTTCTCTAACTTGTCCCGGAGAAGGGCGAACAAAGAAGGAGAAAGTTGAGAAACGAAAGGGGATGACATAATTTTCCTACAAAAATTTCTTTTTCAAGAAGGAACCCGCAAATAAGGATTTTTCTCCACATTCTATCATCCTCAAAGCTTTATGACCGAAAAATTTTTCTAGGAAGAACAAAACCTTAAGTGTAACGCTTGAGAAAAAGTCTAATAAACTTTGATACTGTAAAAGAGAAAAATGAAGAGAGGTCCACTCATTTCAATGGCGGAGCCTGAGCGAACAAGGGGAACTACATGAGCGAACATATCCACAAAGAGTTGTTGCATCTAGGAGAGGTTTTCCGCTCACAAAGAGAGGAGAGAGCCCTTTCGTTAAAAGATGTTGAAGCTGCAACATCGATTCGTCTGTCTGCATTGGAAGCTATAGAAGCTGGGCACTTAGGCAAGTTGATTTCTCCTGTTTATGCTCAAGGCTTTATGAAAAAATATGCAGCTTTTTTAGGGTTAGATGGGGAAAGATTACTCAAAGAGCATCCCTATGTGCTAAAGATTTTTCAGGAATTTTCAGACCAAAATATGGACATGCTTCTTGATTTAGAATCTATGGGAGGAAGAAACTCTCCAGAGAAGGCCATTCGAAGTTGGTTCAATTTAGGCTGGGCGGGAGTCCTCGTTTTAGGAGTAGCTTGCCTCTGGTGGTTAGGGAGCGTGCTGAATTTTCTCTAAAATTTAGGCTTTTCGTAGTAACTTGCGAAGACTCTGTGTTAACAATTCTTCTTGTGATAGGGATGCTTTTAGCCTGTTTTTTGAAAAGATTTTTCTAGATCCCGTTTTTTTATAATGACGACGAGTCCTTCTAGATAGCCCAAATAAGTCTAGAACAGCAGGGAAAAAGTTGGGCTTAACCAAAAGCTCTTCTTCCGAAGATAAAAATTGTAAAGAATAGGGAGAAAGGGAACCTTCGGGAATGCTATCAAGCGCCCCTATAATCGCTAAGGAAAGAGAAGCATTTGCATAGAATTCTGCAAATTCTGTTAAAAATTTTTGCAAAGAGTTTAGCGCATCTCCTTTCACGATAACCAAAATATGACTAAACGCATAACAACGTTTAAATTTATGGCGAAGTTTTCGTTTCCAGCGTTTATGTAGCCACAACCACTGCTCCGGTTTACAAGCAATTCCTTTTTCGAGAAATCGCATTAATTGGTCCATTAATTGTTCTGTAGATTCTCGTATGGAAAGTTCTTGATTAGCGTAAAAAGCCTTGCTAGGGACTACAAGGTAGTTTCCGTTGGGTTGTCGGTAAATAACGACAGCAATAACAGGCTTTTTAGTTTTGTAAGCTAATAATGCAGGAGAGGTTGTAGTAAATGCCTGAGAACCGAATAAAGGATAGGAATATTGCGAAGATAATAAGACTTGATCTCCAACAATTCCTACAACTTCTCCTTTATGAAGAGCTCTCAATGCTTGGTTTATGGCATTTTGAGGAGGCACGATCCTTCCTTGAAAAGATTCTCTTAAGGAAATGATTTTTTTATTAAGTCGAGAATTTTTTACCGGTTTGGCAAAAGCTAAACCAGGATATCTCTTAGTAATATAAAGGAATGGAAGCTCCCAGTTTGCTTGATGTCCACAGAATAAAATAGCGCCTTTTTGTTGATCTAAATGAGCGAACAAATGCTCAAGTTCTTGTTTAGAGGAAACTTCTTCTGGGAAGAACCCTTCAGGAGAGTCTTCTGAGGTGGCAATGGTAATAATGTCATCAATATGTTTCGAGAATTTGTCTACAGTTGCAAGCTCTACAAACGTAATAATCACTTGTTGAACAGACTGCAAGGCTATTCGATATCGTTCAGCAAAGCTTTTTTCCGGGAATGCAAGAGCTAAATTCGTGAGGGCAGTTT from Chlamydia suis encodes:
- the gatB gene encoding Asp-tRNA(Asn)/Glu-tRNA(Gln) amidotransferase subunit GatB; its protein translation is MGIAHTEWESVIGLEVHVELNTASKLFSPARNHFGDEPNTNISTVCTGMPGALPVLNKDAVRKAVLFGCAVEGDVALFSRFDRKSYFYPDSPRNFQITQYEHPIVRGGCIRAIVEGEEKTFELAQTHLEDDAGMLKHFGEFAGVDYNRAGVPLIEIVSKPCMFSAEDAVAYANALVSILSYIGISDCNMEEGSIRFDVNISVRPRGSKELRNKVEIKNMNSFTFMAQALEAEKRRQIEEYLSHPNEDPKKVVPAATYRWDPEKKKTVLMRLKERAEDYMYFVEPDLPVLQLTESYIDEVRQTLPELPHSKYMRYITDFDIAEDLAMILVSDRHTAHFFETATMSCKNYRALSNWITVEFAGRCKATGKTLPFTGILPEWVAQLVNLIDRGVITGKIAKEIADRMVSSFGESPEDILRRHPSLLPMTDDNALRAIVKEVVAQNTASVEDYKNGKAKALGFLVGQIMKRTEGKAPPKRVNELLLAAIREQ
- a CDS encoding IncV family inclusion membrane protein — protein: MGSVTPTPPQQPFQAKGLLSRFLTAPDRHPKLRYVYDISIIAISILCIVSIILWTQGSGLALFALAPALAIGALGVTLLVSDLAESQKSKEIADTVAAISLPFILTGTAAGLMFSAVAVGGGALILANPMFLMGSMTLGFALMSLHKVTYNYLSNREQWQKQNKIKQIELAAWENQLPKEEEVSSSQEGLRNAHGRKKNLHRRGAIRRKVLVPTTLIATTKESSQSQESLHSKPYTESKSSSPTPSSRIQEKHSEAAPLSVTTSESTDSSDASSNSVYFSALSDVSDARTVALGDVSGTTSPTSLKTPSSSKIERRVVRLTRSQRDARHQRNNQEQKEQNQEDSSDEGATSSSSSSKRKKRKH
- a CDS encoding DUF5422 family protein; its protein translation is MSSTAAPVTGPDRFLNLVFPERVFAAYMSPLAQKHPKAALSIASLAGFILGLLKLITFPVLCATGLFIFPIKGLISCLFRKSFDTCSGYILATFLSLFSLALIIVGIVSCVTWAPGFIFPMISISMALATTETCFQIYTHLFPALEHKPAPSLKIEVAAAKLSRSSSAPDLNCPSLFTKPVSSKQSSAYKKC
- the rnhC gene encoding ribonuclease HIII, with product MSSPFVSQLSPSLFALLRDKLEKKGFHISIPPHTVFQGRSPSVSCTVYQSGKIVVQGKGTQEFVEFFLEPEILCSFSIPNTQQDLRPRIGVDESGKGDFFGPLCTAGVYAPSTKAIEALYQTTICDSKLISDDKIPFLAKKIRSLCTCKVLTLFPEKYNALYTSFQNLNALLAWTHAAIIDDLAPTPPGEVFAISDQFASSEKVLLHAVRKKRADIELVQRHRAEQDIVVAAASILAREAFLTSIQTLESRYQVRLLKGASGKVKQQAKEILRTKGRDILAKLCKTHFKTFSEVLDSTS
- a CDS encoding helix-turn-helix domain-containing protein — translated: MSEHIHKELLHLGEVFRSQREERALSLKDVEAATSIRLSALEAIEAGHLGKLISPVYAQGFMKKYAAFLGLDGERLLKEHPYVLKIFQEFSDQNMDMLLDLESMGGRNSPEKAIRSWFNLGWAGVLVLGVACLWWLGSVLNFL
- a CDS encoding lipid A biosynthesis lauroyl acyltransferase (Acylates the intermediate (KDO)2-lipid IVA to form (KDO)2-(lauroyl)-lipid IVA), which translates into the protein MLFKRLRSGGKILVDHLVYGLGLGILTILRLLPRSSLRLFGKGVGTIIFYIISDFRKTALTNLALAFPEKSFAERYRIALQSVQQVIITFVELATVDKFSKHIDDIITIATSEDSPEGFFPEEVSSKQELEHLFAHLDQQKGAILFCGHQANWELPFLYITKRYPGLAFAKPVKNSRLNKKIISLRESFQGRIVPPQNAINQALRALHKGEVVGIVGDQVLLSSQYSYPLFGSQAFTTTSPALLAYKTKKPVIAVVIYRQPNGNYLVVPSKAFYANQELSIRESTEQLMDQLMRFLEKGIACKPEQWLWLHKRWKRKLRHKFKRCYAFSHILVIVKGDALNSLQKFLTEFAEFYANASLSLAIIGALDSIPEGSLSPYSLQFLSSEEELLVKPNFFPAVLDLFGLSRRTRRHYKKTGSRKIFSKNRLKASLSQEELLTQSLRKLLRKA